A genomic stretch from Erysipelothrix sp. HDW6C includes:
- the rplT gene encoding 50S ribosomal protein L20 produces the protein MPRSTNSVASRARRKKVLKLAKGYYGSKHTLYRTANEQVMRSMRYAYRDRKQLKREMRKLWITRINAAARQNDISYSTLMHGLRLANIEINRKMLSEIAIHDPKGFATLVGKAQKALEK, from the coding sequence ATGCCAAGATCAACAAATTCAGTGGCGTCACGTGCACGCCGTAAAAAGGTTTTAAAATTAGCGAAAGGTTATTATGGTTCAAAACATACATTGTACCGTACAGCTAACGAACAAGTTATGCGTTCAATGCGTTATGCATACCGTGATCGTAAACAACTTAAACGTGAAATGCGTAAATTATGGATTACACGTATCAATGCAGCAGCACGTCAAAATGACATTAGCTACAGCACATTAATGCACGGTCTTCGTTTAGCAAACATCGAAATTAACCGTAAAATGTTATCAGAGATTGCTATTCACGATCCAAAAGGATTCGCTACATTAGTTGGAAAAGCTCAAAAAGCTTTAGAAAAATAA
- the rpmI gene encoding 50S ribosomal protein L35, which yields MPKMKTKRTFAKRVKRTGTGKLKRQHAYVSHMKRRKTTKQNRQLRKATLVSKSDYKRVKHLLQG from the coding sequence ATGCCAAAAATGAAAACAAAGCGTACTTTTGCTAAACGTGTTAAGCGCACAGGTACCGGTAAATTAAAAAGACAACATGCTTATGTAAGTCATATGAAACGTCGTAAGACAACAAAACAAAATCGTCAATTGCGTAAAGCAACTCTTGTTTCAAAGAGCGATTACAAACGTGTTAAGCATTTGTTACAAGGTTAA
- the infC gene encoding translation initiation factor IF-3, with the protein MGQDNRKPGPDDMINDAIRFKELLVIGPNGEQYGIMMRREALEKAYESNLDLMVVAPNGNPPVAKILDYGRYRYELQKKNKDAKRNQHVTQIKPLRLSPVIDQHDFDTKLRHARKWLEEGTKVKVDMRFRGRMMTRIDVGRKTMDRFIEECKDLGSVEKMPKLEGNTMSVVISPNKK; encoded by the coding sequence ATGGGTCAAGATAATCGTAAACCTGGACCAGACGATATGATTAACGATGCAATTCGTTTCAAAGAGTTGTTAGTAATCGGACCGAATGGGGAGCAATATGGTATCATGATGAGACGCGAAGCGCTTGAGAAAGCTTATGAGAGCAATCTCGATTTAATGGTTGTAGCACCAAATGGTAACCCTCCGGTTGCGAAGATTTTGGATTATGGTCGTTATCGATATGAACTTCAAAAGAAAAACAAAGATGCAAAGCGAAACCAACATGTCACACAAATCAAACCATTACGTTTGTCGCCAGTTATTGATCAACATGATTTTGATACAAAACTACGTCATGCTCGTAAATGGTTAGAAGAAGGCACCAAAGTTAAAGTTGACATGCGATTTAGAGGTCGTATGATGACACGTATTGATGTCGGACGCAAGACAATGGATCGCTTTATCGAAGAATGTAAAGACTTAGGTTCGGTAGAGAAAATGCCTAAACTTGAAGGAAATACCATGTCAGTTGTGATATCTCCTAACAAGAAATAA
- a CDS encoding choline kinase family protein, with protein MKTIRTIKKAFKQTPLSEKFIPSGLTNNNYIVQTPTQKVVVRLPKPGNEALFNYAHEAIVLKMIADADLDAPTLYFDEKSGVKVSAYIDDAHVYNNSHIRDAARLIRRLHDLDVLSGESFDILAKYEMYKKRISTPLYNLEPYEDFIRHVAISSAPHTLCHNDLVQGNLLFTPDRAYLIDYEYAMDNDPFFDIMSFLTENDIQDPSLRETFYLAYFGETPTTAQRKRLHTFELAHHVLWCAWAQMMYNTHGDTIYYDIATLKYTRLLEAL; from the coding sequence ATGAAAACTATAAGAACAATAAAAAAAGCGTTCAAGCAAACGCCCCTATCTGAAAAGTTTATCCCTTCGGGTTTAACAAACAATAATTACATTGTCCAAACACCGACACAAAAAGTCGTTGTTCGCCTTCCAAAGCCAGGCAATGAGGCACTTTTTAATTATGCCCACGAAGCGATTGTTTTAAAGATGATTGCAGATGCCGACTTGGATGCGCCCACACTCTATTTCGATGAAAAATCAGGTGTTAAAGTGAGCGCGTATATTGACGATGCTCACGTTTACAATAACAGTCATATTCGCGATGCTGCACGCTTGATTCGAAGACTGCATGATCTGGATGTCCTCTCTGGGGAATCATTCGATATTCTCGCAAAATATGAAATGTACAAAAAACGGATTTCAACACCTCTATATAATCTTGAGCCTTACGAGGATTTTATTCGCCATGTTGCGATTTCAAGTGCTCCACACACATTATGCCATAATGACTTGGTTCAGGGGAATCTACTGTTTACCCCAGACCGCGCGTATCTCATTGACTACGAGTATGCAATGGATAACGACCCTTTCTTTGATATCATGTCATTCTTAACAGAAAACGACATTCAAGACCCATCATTGCGTGAAACATTCTATCTTGCGTATTTTGGTGAGACTCCCACAACAGCACAACGGAAACGATTACATACATTTGAACTTGCCCACCACGTATTATGGTGTGCATGGGCACAGATGATGTACAACACTCACGGCGACACAATTTATTACGACATTGCTACACTGAAATACACGCGACTTCTCGAAGCACTTTAG
- a CDS encoding MarR family winged helix-turn-helix transcriptional regulator, translating into MNELLVDIFNQILIIEERYHRVHGIKLSMTEVHTLEGISKSETKMMSDVAAHLRITQGTLTTTINRLTHKGYVYREQDTRDRRIFRLVLTEKGEEVVDIHNQFHEEMIDRLLLHLDDSDDLIASVNQINTFFKELYDI; encoded by the coding sequence TTGAATGAATTACTGGTTGATATTTTTAATCAAATTTTGATTATAGAAGAACGCTACCATCGAGTTCATGGAATCAAACTTTCTATGACAGAAGTTCATACACTTGAAGGCATTTCGAAAAGTGAAACTAAAATGATGAGTGATGTTGCAGCCCATCTGCGGATTACGCAAGGAACACTGACAACAACCATAAATCGTTTAACTCATAAAGGATATGTCTACAGAGAACAAGATACGCGTGATCGACGCATATTTCGACTGGTGCTCACTGAAAAGGGAGAAGAAGTCGTAGATATTCACAATCAGTTCCATGAGGAAATGATTGATCGCTTGTTATTGCATCTGGATGATAGTGATGATTTGATTGCATCAGTAAATCAAATTAATACATTCTTTAAAGAACTTTATGACATCTAA
- a CDS encoding alpha/beta fold hydrolase, which yields MIDTIKVRGQHNQTLVTYATNKEHPIIFYIHGGPGDSCAPLIERFNQQLAKSFTLIVWEQRGAGLSYYKFAEDEVPTIQDYVDDAKVLIEYILDKYGRDKLYVIGHSWGSVIGIKCLQQFPDYIQAYIGCGQVVNMQETLINQVRFISDRSMTDDEVAHKAQIDFTQSDWLKQVLTITRDVVKRGGSLYGRTNQNYLVKPFLFSKIYSIRDLVNRQKGSKQSIIKLWQELMTVDFSDVVQLDVPVHLVAGAHDEHVSTQIAKSWFTNLTSEKSLTIFEHSAHFPQWEEAKRFNDYVVQCFK from the coding sequence ATGATAGATACAATCAAAGTTAGAGGTCAACATAATCAAACACTTGTTACATACGCTACAAACAAAGAGCATCCGATTATTTTTTATATACATGGAGGCCCTGGGGATTCGTGTGCACCTTTAATTGAGCGATTTAATCAACAGCTTGCGAAGTCGTTTACCTTGATTGTATGGGAACAACGTGGTGCAGGGTTATCCTATTACAAATTTGCGGAAGATGAAGTACCGACCATTCAAGACTATGTCGATGATGCAAAAGTATTAATTGAATACATTCTGGACAAGTATGGTCGTGATAAACTGTATGTAATTGGTCATTCGTGGGGCAGTGTTATAGGAATAAAGTGTCTTCAACAATTCCCAGATTACATTCAGGCGTATATTGGGTGTGGACAAGTTGTAAATATGCAGGAAACACTGATAAACCAGGTACGTTTCATCAGTGATCGGAGTATGACTGACGATGAAGTCGCTCACAAAGCTCAAATTGACTTCACCCAATCGGATTGGCTAAAACAAGTCTTAACCATCACCCGCGACGTTGTTAAGAGAGGTGGGTCACTTTACGGTCGAACCAATCAAAACTACCTTGTAAAACCGTTTCTCTTTTCAAAAATCTATTCTATTCGTGATCTTGTGAATCGTCAAAAAGGGTCAAAGCAGTCAATCATTAAACTTTGGCAAGAACTGATGACTGTAGATTTTTCAGATGTAGTGCAGCTGGATGTACCGGTCCATTTGGTAGCGGGTGCCCATGATGAACATGTATCTACGCAAATCGCGAAATCATGGTTCACCAACCTTACAAGTGAGAAGTCATTAACGATTTTCGAACATTCTGCTCACTTCCCACAATGGGAAGAAGCGAAACGTTTTAACGATTATGTAGTCCAGTGTTTTAAGTAA